A genomic region of Deinococcus misasensis DSM 22328 contains the following coding sequences:
- a CDS encoding DUF2167 domain-containing protein — translation MKKMLILGLSLLGVALGQSDTFDPAQFERSLVYQTGQVSVLNQKVNIQVPVNMRFLDASNAQKLLEEGWGNPQDPDVLGMLVPAKTSPMSNSGWGVVVTYEEDGHISDKDASTINYSQLLKDMQEASRSSNAERKEAGYPTVDLIGWATPPRYDGLSHKMYWAKEISFDSDPVHTLNYNVRVLGRTGVLNLNAVAGMNQISEVEAAIPEMLDAVSFTPGNRYEDFQAGRDKVAEYGLAALVAGGLGAAASKTGILAVILLFLKKFFVFILAGIAALFRAITGRRQQA, via the coding sequence ATGAAAAAAATGCTGATTTTGGGCCTTTCGCTGCTGGGTGTTGCTCTGGGCCAGAGTGACACTTTTGATCCTGCACAATTTGAAAGAAGTTTGGTGTACCAGACCGGTCAGGTCAGCGTACTGAATCAGAAAGTCAACATTCAGGTGCCGGTCAACATGCGGTTTCTGGATGCCAGCAATGCACAGAAACTGCTGGAAGAAGGTTGGGGCAACCCTCAGGACCCCGATGTGCTGGGCATGCTGGTGCCTGCAAAAACCAGTCCCATGAGCAACTCGGGCTGGGGTGTGGTGGTCACCTATGAGGAAGATGGACACATTTCGGATAAAGACGCCAGCACCATCAACTACAGCCAACTGCTCAAAGACATGCAAGAAGCTTCCAGAAGCAGCAATGCAGAGCGCAAAGAGGCCGGTTATCCAACAGTTGATTTGATCGGCTGGGCCACCCCTCCCCGATACGATGGCCTCAGTCACAAAATGTACTGGGCCAAAGAGATTTCCTTTGACAGCGATCCTGTGCACACCCTGAACTACAACGTTCGTGTGCTGGGCAGGACTGGGGTTTTGAACCTCAATGCTGTGGCAGGCATGAACCAGATTTCTGAAGTCGAAGCAGCCATTCCAGAGATGCTGGATGCTGTCAGCTTCACCCCTGGCAACCGTTATGAGGATTTTCAGGCCGGACGCGACAAGGTGGCCGAATACGGTCTGGCAGCTCTGGTGGCCGGTGGGCTCGGGGCGGCAGCCAGCAAAACCGGGATTCTGGCCGTCATCTTGCTGTTCTTGAAGAAGTTCTTTGTGTTCATTCTGGCTGGAATCGCTGCCCTGTTCAGGGCCATCACGGGCAGAAGGCAGCAAGCTTAA
- the dnaG gene encoding DNA primase, which yields MGTKEEIKARLNLADLIGEYVRLTPAGNGRFKGLCPFHKEKSPSFNVDINQGYYYCFGCKAGGDAFKFLMQVENLPFSDALQKLADRTGIKLEFNTSDKKQRDLFEVNELALSYFRQSLKKPEGSDALGYLYARGLTEESITQFELGYAPAGWDGLIKFCKLQGVHEAQLLQAGLLSEAQDTGRVYDRFRNRVMFPIRDYLGRLVGFGGRVLDDSKPKYLNTPETDIFKKSELLYGFNIARNLAQSSHEIVVVEGYMDVIAMHQWGFKQAVATLGTSLTAEHGALLARQGIRTVKLMFDQDGAGQKATLAGLDQMLGSKFLISAHRVPSGKDPADALQHGDTESIRTSLQKGVSEVEFRIQHAMTQFDLTHPEGKRGFLQMLLPRMQDHDIYDEIAAEVRRQVSEKAGIDEAKLNEWVQSKSKRKNLTEVNIKGMVSSQTQEDRRELYLAQQILLDPKLLQKMEGSSPFKNTFAEEIIRVAREKPSREAILEHFRGRPEEKILMSFLFENPEAQIQAQHQDMVERLTEMKEQGLMEAESLHTQTLMKDEVSKLKKQLATADPTQQIQLLKQISELQRAIEAEKRGRMMRTRA from the coding sequence ATGGGGACCAAAGAAGAAATCAAAGCCAGACTGAACCTCGCCGACCTGATCGGAGAGTACGTCCGTCTGACCCCTGCTGGAAACGGCAGGTTCAAAGGTCTGTGCCCATTCCACAAAGAAAAATCCCCCTCTTTTAACGTGGACATCAATCAGGGCTACTACTACTGCTTCGGATGCAAAGCCGGTGGAGATGCTTTCAAATTTCTGATGCAGGTGGAAAACCTCCCCTTCTCGGATGCCCTGCAAAAACTGGCAGACCGCACCGGCATCAAACTGGAATTCAACACCTCCGACAAGAAGCAACGGGACCTTTTTGAGGTCAATGAACTGGCCCTCAGCTACTTCCGCCAGAGCCTCAAAAAGCCCGAAGGCAGCGATGCTCTGGGTTACCTGTACGCCCGTGGCCTGACCGAAGAAAGCATCACCCAGTTTGAACTCGGGTATGCCCCCGCAGGATGGGACGGCCTGATCAAATTCTGCAAACTGCAAGGGGTTCACGAAGCCCAGTTGCTGCAAGCTGGACTCCTCTCCGAAGCGCAGGACACCGGACGGGTCTATGACCGCTTCAGAAACCGGGTGATGTTTCCCATTCGCGATTATCTGGGCCGGTTGGTGGGCTTCGGAGGCCGGGTCCTCGATGACAGCAAACCCAAATACCTGAACACCCCCGAAACCGACATCTTCAAAAAGAGTGAGTTGCTGTACGGCTTTAACATCGCCCGCAATCTGGCCCAGAGCAGCCATGAAATTGTGGTGGTCGAGGGTTACATGGACGTGATCGCCATGCACCAGTGGGGCTTCAAGCAGGCCGTGGCCACTCTGGGCACTTCATTGACTGCAGAGCACGGAGCGCTGCTGGCAAGGCAGGGCATCCGCACCGTCAAACTGATGTTCGACCAGGATGGAGCCGGACAGAAAGCCACTCTGGCAGGCTTGGACCAGATGCTGGGCAGCAAATTTTTGATCTCTGCCCACCGGGTCCCGAGTGGCAAAGACCCAGCAGATGCCCTGCAACACGGAGACACCGAAAGCATCCGCACCTCTTTGCAAAAAGGGGTCAGCGAGGTGGAATTCCGCATCCAGCACGCCATGACCCAGTTTGACCTGACCCACCCTGAGGGCAAACGTGGCTTCCTGCAAATGCTGCTTCCCCGCATGCAGGACCATGACATCTACGATGAAATTGCAGCCGAGGTGCGCCGTCAGGTCTCCGAAAAAGCTGGCATCGACGAAGCCAAACTGAACGAGTGGGTCCAGAGCAAAAGCAAACGCAAAAACCTCACCGAGGTGAACATCAAAGGCATGGTCTCCTCGCAAACCCAGGAAGACCGCCGTGAGCTGTATCTGGCTCAGCAAATCCTGCTGGACCCCAAACTGCTGCAAAAAATGGAAGGCTCCAGCCCCTTCAAAAACACCTTTGCAGAGGAAATCATCCGGGTGGCCCGAGAAAAACCCTCCCGCGAGGCCATTCTGGAACACTTCCGGGGTCGCCCAGAAGAAAAAATCCTGATGTCTTTCCTCTTTGAGAACCCCGAGGCCCAGATTCAGGCCCAGCATCAGGACATGGTGGAACGCCTCACCGAAATGAAAGAACAGGGCCTCATGGAAGCAGAATCCCTGCACACCCAGACCCTCATGAAAGATGAAGTCTCCAAGCTGAAAAAACAGCTGGCAACCGCAGATCCCACCCAGCAAATCCAGCTCCTCAAACAGATCAGCGAACTCCAGAGGGCCATTGAAGCGGAAAAACGTGGTCGGATGATGCGGACTCGGGCGTAG
- the ruvB gene encoding Holliday junction branch migration DNA helicase RuvB — protein sequence MEADLTLRPKTLSDYVGQEKVKEKLAVYLQAAKTRAEALDHTLIFGPPGLGKTTLAHIIAYEMGVNIKVTSGPAIEKPGDLAAILTNSIEEGDVLFIDEIHRLGRVAEEHLYPAMEDFKLDIVLGQGPAARTIELPLPRFTLVGATTRPGLITAPMRSRFGIIEHLEYYTPQELAWGLTREATLNGYELSEEAALEIGARSRGTMRIAKRYLRRVRDYAVVAGEHNISRERAEKALDLLGLDSAGLDERDLKLLETLIHRFAGGPVGLDTLAIAMSEDANTLEDVYEPYLIQLGFMKRTPRGRVATVRAYEHLGLPVLHYDEDQY from the coding sequence ATGGAAGCCGACCTCACTTTGCGCCCGAAAACCCTCTCGGATTACGTCGGGCAGGAAAAAGTCAAAGAAAAACTTGCGGTGTACCTGCAAGCCGCCAAAACCCGAGCCGAAGCGCTGGACCACACGCTGATTTTCGGGCCTCCCGGTCTGGGGAAAACCACCCTCGCCCACATCATCGCTTATGAAATGGGCGTAAACATCAAAGTCACCTCTGGACCTGCCATCGAAAAGCCCGGAGATCTGGCCGCCATCCTGACCAACAGCATCGAAGAAGGCGATGTGCTGTTCATCGACGAAATCCACCGTCTGGGACGGGTGGCAGAAGAACACCTTTACCCGGCCATGGAAGATTTCAAACTGGACATCGTGCTCGGGCAGGGTCCAGCAGCACGCACCATCGAACTGCCCCTCCCGAGGTTCACTCTGGTGGGGGCCACCACCCGTCCCGGTCTGATCACCGCGCCCATGCGCTCCCGTTTCGGGATCATTGAGCACCTGGAGTATTACACCCCTCAAGAGTTGGCGTGGGGTCTGACCCGAGAAGCCACCCTGAACGGCTACGAGCTTTCCGAGGAGGCCGCTCTGGAAATCGGAGCCCGTTCACGCGGAACCATGCGGATTGCCAAACGTTATCTGCGCCGGGTGCGCGATTATGCCGTGGTTGCCGGAGAGCACAACATCTCCAGAGAACGGGCAGAAAAGGCTCTGGACCTGCTGGGTCTGGACTCTGCCGGTCTGGACGAACGCGACCTGAAGCTGCTGGAAACCCTGATTCACCGTTTTGCGGGCGGACCTGTGGGCCTCGACACCCTTGCCATTGCCATGAGTGAAGATGCCAACACCCTTGAAGACGTGTACGAGCCCTACCTGATCCAGCTGGGTTTCATGAAACGCACGCCCAGAGGCCGTGTGGCAACCGTGAGGGCTTACGAGCACCTCGGGCTGCCGGTGCTCCACTACGACGAAGATCAATATTGA
- a CDS encoding metal-sulfur cluster assembly factor, giving the protein MPTVEQVLEALKVVKDPEIPVNVVDLGLVYDVQISEEGTVDIEMTLTSVGCPVQDMIRADAELAVMRLEEVNKVNVDFVWTPPWTTEKMSEDGKRQMRMFGFNV; this is encoded by the coding sequence GTGCCAACCGTTGAACAGGTGCTGGAAGCCCTGAAAGTGGTGAAAGACCCCGAGATTCCCGTCAATGTGGTGGATCTGGGTCTGGTTTATGATGTGCAGATTTCAGAAGAAGGCACCGTGGACATCGAAATGACCCTCACCAGTGTGGGTTGTCCTGTGCAGGACATGATCCGTGCAGATGCCGAACTGGCTGTGATGCGTTTGGAAGAGGTCAACAAAGTCAACGTGGATTTTGTGTGGACTCCACCATGGACCACCGAAAAAATGTCCGAAGATGGCAAACGCCAGATGCGGATGTTTGGCTTCAACGTCTGA
- a CDS encoding arginase family protein, with protein MSHLPFSGLISFARSPVVDLTVSFNADVGVLGIPFDIALGFRPGARFAPRAIREASLRYTLPEEGFYDLRSGTRKLAGLKLVDAGDVVLPSLEPELARDRITLAAKQLRSSVKLPVFLGGDHSVSYPILRAFEDVQDLHIVQLDAHLDFTDVRNDTRFSNSSPFRRACEDLPNLTHITTIGLRGLRFDEEAVQAARVRGHTLIGMWACEDLQEVIQQLPENKNVYLSFDVDVLDPTVLPATSSPEVDGMTYRTAMHLIRETVRRNHLMGLDVVELTPHLDHSGNSNLLIARLIMETLQEVFE; from the coding sequence ATGTCCCATTTGCCGTTTTCGGGTTTGATTTCATTCGCAAGGTCTCCCGTTGTGGACCTGACCGTTTCCTTCAATGCCGATGTGGGCGTGCTGGGCATTCCTTTTGACATTGCCCTCGGGTTTCGGCCCGGTGCCCGGTTTGCTCCCAGAGCCATCCGTGAAGCCTCTTTGCGTTACACCCTGCCCGAGGAAGGTTTTTACGATTTGCGCTCTGGAACGCGCAAACTGGCTGGTTTGAAGCTGGTGGATGCTGGCGATGTGGTGCTTCCCAGTCTGGAGCCTGAACTGGCCCGCGACCGGATCACTCTGGCAGCAAAACAACTGCGGTCCAGCGTGAAACTTCCGGTTTTTCTGGGAGGGGACCACAGCGTTTCCTATCCGATTTTGCGGGCGTTTGAAGATGTTCAGGACCTGCACATCGTGCAACTCGATGCCCATCTGGATTTCACCGATGTGCGCAACGACACGCGTTTCAGCAATTCCAGTCCGTTCAGGCGGGCTTGTGAAGACCTGCCGAACCTGACACACATCACCACCATTGGCTTAAGGGGCCTGCGTTTCGATGAGGAGGCGGTTCAGGCAGCCCGTGTCAGAGGTCACACCCTGATTGGCATGTGGGCCTGCGAAGACCTGCAAGAGGTGATTCAGCAGCTTCCAGAGAACAAAAACGTGTACCTGTCTTTCGATGTGGATGTGCTGGACCCCACAGTGCTTCCGGCCACCAGCAGTCCAGAGGTGGACGGCATGACCTACCGCACGGCCATGCACCTGATCCGTGAAACAGTTCGGCGCAACCATCTGATGGGTCTAGATGTGGTGGAACTCACCCCCCATTTGGACCACAGCGGGAATAGCAATTTGCTGATCGCAAGGCTCATCATGGAAACACTTCAAGAGGTGTTCGAATGA
- the hutI gene encoding imidazolonepropionase produces MKTLYIGITELATATGPELKKGPEQRNLKVIKDAALLVEGETLLWVGERKDAPAHDKTVDFRNKAVVPGLIDPHSHLIWSGSRLNDFEDRIKGVSYEEILSRGGGIHQTVRYTQASTAFEMVSLAVPRMNALVRSGATTIEVKTGYGLNYDTEMRMLEAIRDLQDFTPARIVPTLLIHLPPKDRDRKDFIREVTEVWIPEVAQEGLASAVDVFVEKEAFTVEEAREILQAARSHGLHTKLHADQFHALGGVELACELGSLSVDHLEASADQQIQALAASETVATVLPGVTLHLGLPAAPARKIIDAGGAVAIGTDHNPGSSPMFSASLALALGVRLNGLTPAEALIAMTANAAHALGLSDTGRLEAGMKADFLVLDSHDWREIAYRFGNAVGKVYISGKEA; encoded by the coding sequence ATGAAAACGCTTTACATTGGCATCACGGAACTGGCCACCGCAACCGGCCCTGAACTGAAAAAAGGCCCCGAGCAACGCAACCTGAAGGTCATCAAAGACGCAGCCTTGCTGGTGGAAGGGGAGACCCTGCTGTGGGTGGGAGAACGCAAAGACGCCCCTGCCCACGACAAAACCGTGGATTTCCGCAACAAAGCGGTGGTTCCCGGCCTGATTGATCCCCACTCGCATCTGATCTGGTCTGGCAGTCGCTTGAATGACTTTGAGGACCGCATCAAAGGCGTTTCTTACGAAGAAATCCTCTCCAGAGGGGGAGGCATCCACCAGACGGTGCGTTACACGCAGGCCTCCACTGCCTTTGAGATGGTGTCTCTGGCGGTTCCACGCATGAATGCTCTGGTGCGCAGCGGAGCCACCACCATTGAGGTCAAAACCGGATACGGCCTCAATTACGACACCGAAATGCGCATGCTGGAAGCCATACGTGATTTGCAGGACTTCACTCCGGCCCGCATCGTTCCGACCTTGCTCATTCACCTGCCCCCCAAAGACCGGGACCGCAAAGATTTCATCCGTGAAGTGACGGAGGTCTGGATTCCCGAGGTTGCGCAAGAGGGTCTGGCCTCTGCGGTGGATGTCTTCGTGGAAAAAGAAGCTTTCACTGTAGAGGAGGCCAGAGAAATCTTGCAAGCTGCCAGAAGCCACGGTCTGCACACCAAACTGCATGCCGATCAATTTCACGCTCTGGGAGGGGTGGAATTGGCCTGTGAGCTGGGCTCTCTGAGTGTGGACCATTTGGAAGCCTCTGCAGATCAGCAAATTCAGGCTCTGGCAGCCTCAGAGACGGTGGCCACGGTGCTGCCCGGTGTGACTTTACATCTGGGTTTGCCTGCTGCACCTGCCCGCAAAATCATTGATGCAGGTGGGGCTGTGGCCATTGGCACCGACCACAATCCCGGCAGCAGTCCGATGTTCAGTGCAAGTCTGGCCCTTGCCCTCGGGGTGCGCCTGAATGGTCTCACCCCTGCAGAAGCCCTCATCGCCATGACCGCCAACGCTGCCCACGCTCTGGGGCTTTCTGACACCGGACGCCTTGAAGCAGGCATGAAGGCCGATTTCTTGGTGCTCGACAGCCACGACTGGCGAGAAATCGCCTACCGTTTTGGCAACGCTGTCGGCAAAGTGTACATTTCCGGAAAGGAAGCATGA
- a CDS encoding rhodanese-like domain-containing protein produces the protein MIEDVSPQEGLARVQAGALLIDVREPGEYQEVHAEGAQLIPLSEFEARYTEIPQDRELVMICRSGARSARAGSYLLQNGYSNVVNLAGGTMAWVNEGLPHVKGE, from the coding sequence ATGATTGAAGATGTGAGCCCTCAGGAAGGATTGGCCCGTGTGCAGGCCGGAGCTTTGCTCATCGATGTGCGCGAGCCCGGAGAGTATCAGGAAGTGCATGCTGAAGGTGCACAGCTGATTCCCCTCTCTGAATTCGAAGCCCGTTACACCGAAATTCCCCAGGACCGCGAACTGGTGATGATCTGCCGCAGCGGTGCCCGCAGTGCTCGAGCAGGCAGCTACCTTTTGCAGAACGGCTATTCCAACGTGGTCAATCTGGCCGGAGGCACCATGGCCTGGGTCAATGAGGGTCTGCCTCACGTGAAAGGAGAATGA
- the hutH gene encoding histidine ammonia-lyase, translated as MELDQHLTLQDFIAVVRDFETVTLSGTARERVQKSRTFIEEITLKGDPVYGVNTGFGKFQNTRIDRHQLEELQRNLILSHSIGVGEAFPRDVVRGMLLLRAQSLAMGHSGVRPLVIEGLLNFLNHQIHPVVPSQGSVGSSGDLAPLSHLTLALIGEGEVEHQGQVRPAREVLNEVGLSPIVLQAKEGLALINGTQAMCSLLALLIHDVEILLSSVDLAAASTIEALKGSHKPFSEGIVRLRPHPGARQVSENLRLLLQNSEIEVSHENCEKVQDAYSLRATPQVHGASRDALRHAREVLEIEMNSVTDNPLIFPDEGKVISGGNFHGQPLALAADYAGIAIAELANISERRIEQMLNPALSGLPAFLADQGGLNSGLMISQYTAASLVSENKVLAHPASVDSIPTSANQEDHVSMGTIACRKAHQIFENTLWVVAIELVSAAQALDFQAPLKPGDGVKAVYDAIRSEIPHLERDRYFKPEVSKIREMVRSGRLVQAAVNAVGKLH; from the coding sequence ATTGAACTTGACCAGCACCTGACCCTGCAAGATTTCATTGCCGTGGTCCGTGATTTTGAAACGGTGACCCTCTCTGGCACAGCCCGAGAGCGGGTCCAGAAAAGCCGCACCTTCATCGAGGAGATCACCTTGAAGGGCGATCCAGTTTACGGTGTGAACACCGGGTTCGGGAAATTCCAGAACACCCGCATTGACCGCCACCAGCTTGAAGAACTCCAGCGCAACCTGATTCTGTCCCATTCCATCGGGGTGGGGGAGGCTTTCCCCAGAGATGTGGTGCGCGGAATGCTGCTTTTGCGGGCACAGAGCCTTGCCATGGGACACTCTGGCGTGCGTCCTCTGGTGATTGAGGGGCTTCTGAACTTCCTGAACCACCAGATCCACCCTGTGGTGCCCTCTCAGGGATCGGTGGGCAGCAGTGGAGACCTTGCTCCCCTCTCACACCTCACGCTGGCCCTGATTGGTGAGGGAGAAGTGGAGCATCAGGGACAGGTTCGCCCGGCCAGAGAAGTCCTGAACGAAGTGGGATTGAGCCCCATTGTGCTGCAGGCCAAAGAAGGTCTGGCCCTGATCAACGGCACGCAGGCCATGTGCAGTTTGCTGGCCCTGCTGATTCATGATGTGGAGATTTTGCTGTCCAGTGTGGATCTGGCCGCAGCTTCCACCATCGAAGCCCTCAAAGGCAGCCACAAACCCTTTTCTGAAGGCATCGTGCGCCTCAGACCCCATCCCGGAGCCAGACAGGTCAGCGAAAACCTCAGGCTGCTTTTGCAAAACTCCGAAATCGAAGTCTCACACGAGAACTGCGAGAAGGTACAGGATGCCTACTCTCTCAGGGCCACCCCTCAGGTGCACGGGGCTTCCAGAGACGCTTTGCGCCATGCCCGTGAAGTCCTCGAAATCGAGATGAACAGCGTCACCGACAACCCCCTGATTTTTCCAGACGAGGGGAAAGTCATCTCGGGCGGCAATTTTCACGGCCAACCTCTGGCCCTTGCTGCCGATTATGCCGGAATCGCCATCGCTGAACTGGCCAACATCAGCGAAAGGCGCATTGAACAGATGCTCAATCCTGCCCTCAGCGGACTGCCTGCCTTTCTGGCCGATCAGGGGGGCCTCAACAGTGGCCTGATGATCTCCCAGTACACCGCAGCCAGTCTGGTCAGCGAAAACAAAGTGCTGGCCCACCCGGCCAGTGTGGACAGCATCCCCACCAGCGCCAATCAGGAAGACCACGTTTCGATGGGCACCATCGCCTGCCGCAAAGCCCACCAGATCTTTGAAAACACCCTCTGGGTGGTGGCCATAGAACTGGTTTCGGCTGCACAGGCGCTGGACTTTCAGGCCCCCCTGAAGCCCGGAGATGGAGTCAAAGCCGTCTATGACGCCATCCGCAGCGAAATCCCCCACCTTGAACGGGACCGCTACTTCAAACCCGAGGTCAGCAAAATCCGTGAGATGGTCCGCTCTGGGCGTCTGGTGCAGGCAGCAGTCAACGCAGTGGGCAAGTTGCACTGA
- a CDS encoding rhodanese-like domain-containing protein has product MTEQPLKHLLDLRDELDREAEPLGLYFEGFEATALDLATLEQGEHHLTPEHTYLVVCEVGQKSKLAVMYLQADGIQASHLEGGILGLRKQTEQEHRLPYSDALFKRGLLHPRVRFVARDGDTLVIRGALSQDDLRDM; this is encoded by the coding sequence ATGACTGAACAACCCCTCAAGCACCTCCTTGATTTGCGCGATGAACTGGACCGTGAAGCCGAACCTCTGGGGCTGTATTTTGAAGGTTTTGAGGCCACCGCTCTGGACCTTGCCACCCTGGAACAGGGAGAACACCACCTGACCCCAGAGCACACCTATCTGGTGGTCTGTGAGGTGGGTCAGAAAAGCAAACTGGCCGTGATGTATTTGCAGGCCGATGGCATTCAGGCCAGCCATCTGGAGGGGGGGATTCTGGGCCTCCGCAAGCAGACGGAACAGGAGCACCGTCTTCCCTATTCGGATGCATTGTTCAAAAGAGGACTCCTGCATCCCAGAGTTCGGTTTGTGGCCAGAGATGGGGACACCCTGGTGATCCGAGGGGCCTTGAGCCAGGACGACCTGCGCGACATGTGA
- a CDS encoding M1 family metallopeptidase, with protein sequence MHKHLISALLMSSLAFAAPRVGEHDNAYRLVFDLAGNTDFSVQALTSGIQIQLTQPVLTPESGTVNVPFVRSYATTANSITLKFDPAYLQEIKVSFLPASGEQKARLVLDLPKMVLASTPPSPSKDFPVPTPAKNPEVMYPESLDPNLDVLNYDLGLEVDVQKNFLKGTALIQLKTVASTPAIRLNLLGLTVSEVQVNGKTAAFQQQGQHLLIDLNETSSVGKTYRVQVIYSGVPKTVKDPGDTEEDSVGWKKFKDGIYVLNEPNGAMSWFPCNDHPSDKATFTFRITVPLPYMGVANGTSKTTSNLNDSKTYVYEMKEPMATYLATVHINRFGQEIRQLRPNLKIRNYFPASLPEDFQKKELGKLEAMLNFMEKQVGPYPFSEYGVIFTEYPTPYALETQTLSTFPSQKKADWAFVHELSHGWFGNSVTPKTWSDLWLSEGFATYFQDLWQYPKEKDLKAFLKTRYERNLKNKMKPPYITERKELFSQRAYQRGSLVLHALKFKIGEKAFGQVLQNYHKTHAFKNASTEDFVQSVVKTTGKPELKGFLEKWIYGSVVPEFPELGQ encoded by the coding sequence ATGCACAAACACCTGATTTCCGCCCTTTTGATGTCAAGCCTTGCTTTCGCTGCCCCCAGAGTGGGAGAGCACGACAACGCTTACCGTCTGGTGTTTGACCTTGCTGGCAACACCGATTTTTCCGTGCAGGCCCTGACCAGTGGCATTCAAATTCAATTGACCCAACCTGTCCTGACCCCAGAGTCTGGAACGGTGAATGTGCCTTTTGTGCGCTCTTATGCCACCACAGCCAACAGCATCACCCTGAAGTTTGATCCTGCTTATTTGCAGGAGATCAAAGTGTCTTTTTTGCCTGCCTCTGGTGAGCAAAAAGCCCGTCTGGTGCTGGACTTGCCCAAAATGGTTCTGGCTTCTACACCACCCAGCCCTTCCAAAGATTTCCCAGTCCCAACCCCTGCCAAAAATCCAGAGGTGATGTATCCCGAGTCTCTGGACCCCAATCTGGATGTGCTGAATTACGATCTGGGTCTGGAGGTGGATGTTCAGAAGAATTTTCTGAAAGGCACGGCTTTGATCCAACTCAAGACGGTGGCCTCTACACCTGCCATCCGTTTGAACCTCCTGGGCCTGACGGTTTCAGAGGTGCAGGTGAATGGGAAAACCGCAGCTTTCCAGCAACAGGGGCAACACCTGCTGATTGATCTGAATGAAACCTCCAGCGTGGGCAAAACCTACCGTGTGCAGGTGATTTACTCTGGGGTGCCCAAAACCGTGAAAGATCCCGGAGACACTGAAGAAGATTCGGTGGGCTGGAAGAAATTCAAAGACGGAATTTACGTGCTGAACGAGCCCAATGGAGCCATGTCGTGGTTCCCTTGCAACGATCACCCGAGCGACAAAGCGACTTTCACCTTCCGCATCACGGTGCCCCTGCCTTACATGGGGGTGGCGAATGGGACGTCCAAAACCACAAGCAACCTGAACGACTCCAAAACCTACGTCTACGAGATGAAAGAGCCCATGGCCACCTATCTGGCCACCGTGCACATCAACCGTTTTGGGCAAGAAATCCGGCAACTGAGGCCCAACCTGAAGATTCGCAATTACTTTCCGGCCAGTCTTCCAGAGGATTTTCAAAAGAAAGAACTGGGCAAGCTGGAGGCCATGTTGAACTTCATGGAAAAGCAGGTGGGACCCTATCCGTTTTCAGAGTATGGGGTGATATTTACGGAGTATCCGACCCCTTATGCGCTGGAAACCCAGACCCTGTCCACCTTTCCCAGCCAGAAAAAAGCCGACTGGGCTTTTGTGCATGAGTTGTCCCACGGGTGGTTTGGCAACAGCGTGACACCCAAAACCTGGTCGGATTTGTGGCTGAGTGAGGGGTTTGCCACCTACTTTCAGGACCTCTGGCAGTACCCCAAAGAGAAAGACCTGAAGGCTTTTCTGAAAACCCGCTACGAGCGCAACCTCAAGAACAAAATGAAGCCCCCTTACATCACCGAGCGAAAAGAGTTGTTCAGCCAGAGGGCTTACCAGAGGGGGTCTCTGGTGCTACATGCTCTGAAATTCAAAATTGGAGAGAAGGCTTTTGGGCAGGTGCTGCAAAATTACCACAAAACCCATGCCTTTAAAAATGCCAGCACCGAAGATTTCGTGCAAAGTGTGGTCAAAACCACCGGGAAACCGGAGCTGAAAGGCTTTCTGGAAAAGTGGATCTATGGGTCTGTGGTGCCAGAGTTTCCGGAGTTGGGACAGTAA